A single Salmo trutta chromosome 14, fSalTru1.1, whole genome shotgun sequence DNA region contains:
- the LOC115207500 gene encoding probable glutamate receptor: protein MRVLEGVVVCTVVLLLSPGSCAAVRPDLTITTIKQDPYTMSKSSQLEGYCMDLLSELAKKLSFKYNVHLVKDGSYGRQDESGAWNGMIGEVVRGEADLAIAPLTLTAAREKAVGMTKPFMQTGISILLRKDISEEAGFFDFLTPFSVDTWVGILSAYLGTAVCFCIVARLSPCEWSQPQTEKNSFTLSHSLWYTAGALTLQGAGPHPKALSGRIICCTWWLFGLVLLACYFSNLSTSQGSDSNSLMVKGFEDLANQQGIEYGTLSGSSTLAYFKNSNNPTYRKIYEHMERTKSFVPSMDEGVRRAKEGNFAFIGESVSLDLAVARHCELIRVHEVIGMRGYSIAGTLGSPMLKNLSVAILQLSEAGELSYLRSKWWASSCMADPAKASSLQPHSLKGMFLVLALGLGLGVLLAVLELTAKSRSGAGEQRKSCCTVLSEELSQRFRGTTTNEKRSEETTDKEKA, encoded by the exons ATGAGGGTGCTGGAGGGTGTTGTAGTGTGCACCGTGGTGCTTCTACTGTCCCCCGGGAGCTGTGCTGCAG TGCGACCAGACTTGACAATCACTACAATAAAG CAAGATCCATACACAATGTCCAAAAGCTCTCAGCTGGAAGGGTACTGCATGGACCTGCTGTCTGAACTGGCCAAGAAACTGAGCTTCAAATACAATGTGCACCTGGTGAAAGATGGGTCCTATGGCAGGCAGGATGAGAGTGGGGCCTGGAACGGGATGATCGGTGAGGTGGTGAGAGGG GAGGCAGACCTGGCGATTGCTCCTCTGACCCTAACTGCTGCCCGGGAGAAGGCTGTGGGGATGACCAAACCCTTCATGCAGACAGGCATCAGTATTCTCCTGAGGAAAGACATCTCAGAAGAGGCTGGCTTCTTTGACTTCCTTACCCCCTTCTCAGTAGATACCTGGGTGGGGATCCTCTCTGCGTACCTGGGGACTGCTGTCTGCTTCTGTATAGTAGCCAG ACTCAGCCCATGTGAGTGGAGTCAACCCCAGACTGAGAAAAACAGCTTCACTCTCAGCCACAGTCTGTGGTACACCGCTGGAGCCCTCACTTTACAGG GTGCCGGTCCACACCCCAAAGCTTTATCAGGACGTATTATCTGCTGCACCTGGTGGTTGTTTGGTCTGGTCCTCTTGGCCTGCTATTTCTCCAACCTCAGCACCTCTCAGGGCTCAGACTCCAATTCACTGATGGTAAAAGGGTTTGAGGACCTGGCCAACCAGCAAGGGATTGAGTATGGGACCCTGTCTGGCTCCTCTACGCTTGCCTACTTCAAG AACTCTAATAACCCAACCTACCGCAAGATCTATGAGCACATGGAAAGAACCAAGAGTTTTGTGCCGTCAATGGATGAGGGTGTTCGCCGGGCAAAGGAGGGCAACTTTGCCTTCATTGGAGAGTCTGTGTCACTGGACTTGGCGGTGGCACGTCACTGTGAGCTGATCCGTGTCCATGAAGTCATCGGCATGAGAGGGTACAGCATTGCAGGCACCCTGG GTTCTCCCATGCTGAAGAACCTGAGCGTGGCCATCCTGCAGCTGAGTGAGGCAGGGGAGTTGTCCTACCTGCGCAGTAAGTGGTGGGCCAGCAGCTGCATGGCAGACCCAGCCAAGGCCTCCTCCCTGCAGCCCCACAGCCTGAAGGGCATGTTTCTGGTGCTGGCCCTGGGCCTGGGACTGGGGGTGCTGCTGGCTGTCCTGGAGCTCACCGCCAAGTCCCGGAGCGGTGCTGGGGAGCAGAGG AAATCATGTTGCACAGTGTTGTCTGAAGAACTGAGTCAGCGTTTCAGGGGCACCACCACCAATGAGAAGAGAAGTGAGGAAACCACAGACAAAGAAAAAGCATGA